GCTTTCCCCGTATTAGAGTGCAGAGGACCATGGCGCGCAGTAAcagcctgcccccccccccccccccacttactCGCAGAAATGTTACGAAGTTCTCGGAATTGGCGAAGAATCCAGCATGAAGGAAGTAAAAGAAGCCTTCGTCCAGTTGGCGCGAAAGTACCACCCGGACAGTGGGAGCGACACGGCGAGCGCCGCTAAGTTCGACGAAATCAAGACCGCCTACGAGAGCGTTCGGGATCGCCTGTCCGGAGGTGCCGCTCCGACTTACGACGATGTCGACGAAGTCCTAGAAAAAGATTTCGGCATAAAGGTATGCGACCTATCGTATAGCGCCAGCGAGGCGATGGCTAGAAAGTAGATCGTCTAAAGTGTACTGGGGTGACTGCAGTGTGCACATGACCCCTAATTTACGATTAATAAGTTTTTCCAGGTTGAAACGGGCGGAAAGATTCATTTAGGAGCGGTGCTGTCGTATGTAACACAGATTTGTCGTCCACGTAGTGCATGGCCACCACTGGCAAAACACGGCTGCAACTGATCCAGGTGTGATTTTTGAAAGGGAGGGGGGATGTTGAGGTACTATATATTACCATATCACATATCCTATGGAAGCTTAGTGCTGCACATTTACAAAGTAATTTATAAAACAACAATTACTACATTGGTTACGACAAAGTCTTGATCAAAGCCTTCCCATTTTCTGAGATAACCCATGTTATTATAGTGTCAGAACAGCTCAGAATCCTGCCTTGATCACGTTCCCTCAGTTGTGTTTACGTGCTGCGGAAGCGAGACTTCTCTGCTCTAATTAAATATGAGACTTGAAGGAAACTATCTTAAGGAACCTTGACCTTTGCTGGCTTTGTTTCCTTGTGTAGCACGTACAAATTAACAGTAACCAATGCGCATTGATTTGCATAAGTGCCCCGCACAATTGACTATTTGTGGGACGTCGGGCACCTCTCGCGTCTTTGGTAACAGTAACTTTGCCCATACAGGCACATGTACGTGTTACCAGCTCTGTGTTGTAAACTTGAACTTCCTGGAAAATATCAGCGAAGAGCACTTCTTCACTGCTCAGTGAAACGTGTCGTTTTAACGAGGCACGACAAACTTTTAGTTACAATTCGTAGTGTTTATATTAACAGTGCAGAAGTACTTATTGTTATAAAAATCCCAACGACTTATAGCACGACTCTCTTGCGTATAGATAATCGAATTACAAGTGCGTCGTAGTTCTAGGGGCGAAGATTCTGCTTATCACCAGATAATGCCTGTCCTAGGTTGTAACCATGGACGttgggtgattttttttttttctggggtagGGAGGGGGTAGTTGGCGGCACTttcttgaaatggtcatttttttcGATCTGTATGCCATGAAAGAAAAattcgggaagggggggggggcggcggcATGGGTCTGCTGTGGCACCTCGTGGCTACACCATTGGTTGTAACCTACTGTAGGATCGTTCCTGAACACCTCCAGTGTGCGGATGTTTGAGCCGCGGTTAATCGCAAGATGGCGTGATTCAGCTGTCTGCgtcaaaatggaggaagcgaaccaggaaattgactggtaaatacttagaaaacagcaggtggccaaaccaaaaagaactatcggttatgaagaaagtgaaggaaacggagactgacatgtggagaatcggcatgattaaaaagtccgcactagagatctgtcgagcttttaagcaggaaattgccaaagaaaggatctatgataatactcgaggtagttctctactgtttgaggccaggacgggagtattgcgaaccaagacatatcgggccaaataccaAGGGGTAGAcatagtatgcagtgcgtgtggagaggaagaaaaaacggCCGAGCactcgataatgttctgtaaagggcttccccctatagttcaggatgatggcgcagagtttttcaaagcactggggtttagggacagggagggcaaaatagactttaagtgagtagacctaactagaaggaggttatctgattggtggctaaagtcaaagcacgagtgaaaattaaacccttcattgcaaagtacccgtccaactttactattgaaagggaaaaaaaaagataaatctagtggttagttcactaaatattacggcTAGGCGGCAATAGCCGCCGCCTGATcggaagggtacagccacatccatccatccatccatccatcgtcgcGCAGCACACGGTTCCGCAGCACCGACAGTACCTGAGCTACGATGGCGTCGGCCACGGGACACCGACACAGAGGTGGCACCAGTACCAGCAGCACCGGCTCCAGCAGGCCGTGGAGAGGGTGCACGACCACCGCGTGGCCAAAGCGGACGCTCCCAAGGAGGTAGTCCTCAAGGACGCCACTCTGGCGCGACAGTACAAGACCACGTGAGTGTCGCGAACGTCCCATAACACGTGACACACGGTGTTTAAGAGACACTAAACTGAAAGACTAAACCTGTTTAGACTGACAAACTACACTATGGGAACTTCAACATCTGTGACAAAGTTTCACTTTTAAATTTCCCGCCAAAATCTCTGATAGCGGCGTCATGGGTTTTGATTATGTTTAGTATCCTATCGACTCTACTAAATTTTCTGATACCTGGTATGTTGAGTCTCCGTTTAGCTCAGAGGGCAATGTATATCACTTTTATCGATTAGAAAATACGTAGGCCCTAGTAGACCCCATTAAAATCGATCACCTCATGGCGACTATAGTGCGAGGACATTAAGGTAGCGTCGCGCACCTGCATTTTATTTTTGCTCGTTTTCTCACCTTCCAACCATCTTCTTGCAGCAAGCATGGTGATCTCAGAATAGCGAAAGACTAATTTGTCCCCTTAAGAAGTATTGTGGAATCCCGCAATGGGGCGGACGTATTGCGAAGACGATAACCAAATGCTTGTATCTCAGAGTCATAAGGAAATCCATACTGATTTATGAGAAAGGAGTGCTTCTGGTTGAAGAAAAATACGTCTGGTccggggatcgaacccgtgaccatcGCCTCTAAAGGGATTCCCACTTGTACCTTTCAGAGACGTCAGATATAGGGGCAGGAAAATGGGTGATTGGAAGAGGGACGTGGAATCGCTTGCTTTAGCTTCTCCCCCACCCCTccgacttttcttttttattgtgtgtTTCCTTGATTTTTCTTTAGTTCTATTACCCGGGCGTGTTGTGTGCTAGACATGTTGTAACTGCTGGAACGAATGGGGGGAGGAGGTTAAAAAGTTTCCAGGCTACTATCCCATGTATTTTTATGGGAGCGTGTCCTGAAGacttttgaccccccccccccgtatacCTTTCGTAAAAGAAATAAAATTGATATTTTTGATCGCAACAATTGGTGGATTTAGTTTGTGTGCTTTCTTCAGTGTACAGCTACTCCACTTCTAATTTATCATCTAATAGTGCAGGaaaaggctgcgctgcaaagttgaGGTCGAAAAACTGGACTGACACAGCGAAGGCAAGTAGTTAGATGCGCTTTCCCTGTGTCAGTCCAGTTTTTCGTCCTCAACTTTGCAGCACAGCATTTACCtgcagtatgttccaactagcccccACACAAGCTTTTCTACTAATAGCCCCTGGCatgactttcaaaaaaaaaaaagaaaacagtgctaAACACAACAACGATGTCAAAAGCCCAGAAACACGGCTGGCAATTTTCTTCAAGCTCTGCAAAGTGTTGTCGAACCATAATCGAAATATACATGCTGTTCATACGACATTATGTATACCTTGAAATAATAGACGCCTCATTTTATGGGTGCAGAAGTCTCGACGCGAAATTGAGAAGTTGAGTTTTGTCTTCACTTTGTTTCTGCGTCATGAACGATGAACGAAAACAAAGTTTTGACACAATTATTCTCGTGGCTGTACTGATTTATCATAGTGTTCCCTTTTAGATATCGAATGCCTAAGTTCGATAAAACAAATCTAATGATGTTTCATATTCAGGGCACCTGACTTCTTGGCGGTTTTATTCGAAGTTTGTCAACGTGAACATGGGAAACTGACTACCGTTGGGTGAACTCTTTGAGGTGGGCTTCTCCTTACGAATATCATTGCAACAGAAAAGCCAGCTTTCAAGCAGCCCGCTGCGGGTAATGTTGGTCGGAGCTAACGGAGCATAACTATAGTCTAATGAAACTTTAAAGGCATTTTCTCCTCGAAGGTAGATGCAAAGCAAGCCTGCTCCAATAGATGTTATCTCCAGGCTGACGTCACGAACCACACTCCGCCTTTGAAGAACATTGACGAGTGCGCGAGCGGGATTATTGTTTAGCCACGGAAGTGATCGGCTGCCGCGCACAGGTCATCTGCGAGGGGCCTCTCCGGACTTCTTAAGTCGCATCAGACTACAAGCGCGCGACTTACCTCACGTTACCCCTGGCCCTTTGCTTTATAGCATCCGCGTTACACAAAAGCTGTGAAAACTGGTGCACCTATACCTTGAGGGCAATTAGGCCGCTTTCTGGTGGAAGATTCAGGCATAGACCTTTCCGCATCGCAATTACTTGCGGTTCTGTTCATCCTACTCCCTGATGGCGCGAGTAACCTCATTGCGATCAGTGTGGATACCTTATTACTCAACGCGGGCACACACTCGCACACTGAACCTGCTCTTCCAGCAAACACCCTTGAGCAATGTAAACGACAGAGGCTCGACGTTCGGCTCTCGAGCTTAAAGTTGGTGGTTCAGCTCATATTTGCTCTCCAGAGCGGACGTAATGCCGGGCCAACGCCCAATGTACTTGAATCTGTACTGTACCCTCAAAACAGTGCTAAAAGCACATACTGTCAGTGCTTACACGGAATTTTTTTTCTATATGCTATCTTTAGCAGCGCGTTATGCAGCTTCGTATAAGGTCAGAGCTTCTATGAAGCTGTATTGATATAACTTGGAAAGAAATTTACCATCCTTTGTTCAGGAAACGTAGTCCATATTGAAAATGGCGCTGACGTTGTCAGGGCGTTTCCTTCATTGATGTCCTTTCTGCGCGCTGCAGAGGTGCGATCTCACCAATACTGCTGGACATCGTTACGCTATCAGTTACGTAGCAACACATGATACGTACTATTGGCCGAAAAAGTTGGCGGGGTCTGCAACGCGTGGCGAAGCggcggatagatggatggatggattgatgtggctgtaccctttagatcgggcggcggctaacgccacctggccgtaatacttagtgaaccaacactagatttatcttttttttcctttaaatagtgaagttgaggactggtacttcccagtgaatggtttaattttcactcgtgccttgactttagccaccaatcagataacctcattctagttaattctacccacttaaagtctattttgccctccctgtccctaaactctagtgctttgaaaaactctgcgccatcatcctgaactatagggtgaagccctttacagaacattatcaaatgttcggcagtttcctcctcctctccgcatgcactgcataccgtgtctaccccttcgtatttggcccgatatgtcttggttcgcaatactcccgtcctggcctcaaacagtagagaactagccgtactatcatagatccttttcttggcaattttctgcttaaaagtttgattgatctgtagtgcggacttcttactcatgtcaattctccacatgtcagtctccgtttccttcactttcttcttaaccgatagttctttttggtttggccccgtgctgttttctaagtatttacccatcaattttctggttcgcttcttccattttcaatcgacattcttcatgtacaagtagctgaaaaccttcctagcccaacgctcctcccccatttctctcaatcgcttctcaaattttatcttgctgctagcttccctgccctcaaatgatgtctatccaatatcaccttgtactccttaatttggtgtattcccgtgagctcctaaggcaaacctacctattccacgttgcttaatttctaatcttgcttgaacttctgatctcctgcccaagaccgcattgccgaacggaAAACTGCATTGCGGCGCCGCCTACCGTGACGCGGCATGGTGTTCAGATTATCGGCCACGGCTTCCGAGATTAGATCCAGCAGCGACGTATTATCTAAACGCGCTGTTTCTAATCGCCGAGGCCGCGCGCGCGATAGTTTCAACACCACGCTGCGGCACGGCATAGGCGGCACAGCAGTGCAGTTTTCCGTCGCTCCGCCACGCGCTGAAGATCCCGGAAACTTTTACGCCCGACTGTACACGTCCCTGTTTCACTGCAACCGTTGTTGCTTGCGCAGCCAAGCCATCGAGCGTCTGGTGGAGGACCTGATCCAGGAGTCGATGGCACGTGGTGAGTTCAACAACCTGCCGGGCTCTGGAAAGCCGCTCAAGTTCGCGCCCGAGAACCCCTACGTGGACAGCACCACTCGAAAGCTCAACGAGGTTGGCACGTGCTTATGTACACCGCTCTGGAAGCGAACTTGTACACACTGTACATCTTAAAACGCGCATAGCAACCATCACACAAGGAAAACACACATAAGCGGCGCGGGTGCACCTTTTCAGACGTGTTTCTTCCTTGTGGTATTGTTCCTTTGATCGCATTGATACGTTCTAGTCTAGTTACTCCCAAATAGCCCAAATTTCCGCGTCGAAAGCTAACTTTTATTTGCGTGCACACCTCCCCTGTGTTGAAGTTGGTCCGTATGTAACTGATCCCGAGCCGGACAAACCGCGCTGGCTCGCCAAGCAATCGGTTTCAGGGAACACATAAGCATGGGAGTGCTTTGTTGACACTTGCGGCGCACTTATTGAATGCGCATCATGACGCTCATAGCCATGACACTGAATCTGAGTGATGAAGCTCAATCCGATGCAACGTTTGCTGCTTAGCAGTAAGTGAGTGAGcgtttcttttttagttttttttgttgatgTTGCTCATCGGCCTCGCAAGCAGAAGTTTGTGATGAATAGTTACTGCGAGGAATAGCAGCTTTAGGTGTCTGCGCAAGTAGATAACAGAGGGACGAGCTGTAAAATGTTCCTAGCTTAGCGTATACATTGTCAGTCGGGTTCGGTAGATCGTTGACAGCAATTTTTCTCGGGCCTAACCACTTCTGCTCATCGCCTTTGTGTACACCGTATAAGATGTACCTGTACGTATTCGCTCGTGGCTTTGATTACTCCCCCTAGCAGGGGCGGTGCCAGTGGGAAGCACGTTGGGTGGGGGCGGGGTGGAGCCCCCCCACCAAATTGTCACCTGCCCTTtctttgctccccccccccccaccccaaatGAAACCTAGTCTAAACGCAACGCATAACTTCCTCGCTTCTGTGCCCCTCTGACGTGACTCCAATCTCgtcgttacccccccccccctcccttcgcAGTCACGTTTCATAGTAACATTTCATATTTACGCGCGCACTCGGCCGCCTGCTGCAAGTAACCCCATCAAAGCCTCTTTCTGGGCGGGTTGGTTCACTTTAGAGCGAGACGCGACACGGGGGCACTCGGTACCTGTGTCTCCGTGTCGTCTCTCTCGTGGGTGCGTATTCGCTCTGTTACTCCCTCCCACCGCAATTAAGAGATGTCGCTACACGATTGAAAATGCGAAGTTCAGCGTGTGCACGTCTGGTGCATCGACTTTTTCTAGCGCGATCATTGCTGTTTCGTTGACACTAAGCAGGCTGTTTTATCATACATGTGCcgagactttttttttattatttcgcgcATTTTTAAGGGGCccggcaacactttttgagcatggtcagaaaacgctgccgatcggtagtagaggctcccgacaacacgcgagccaaatattatagcccagcacgcagcctggaattcacaataaattatcaaagtcagctagaaattgctttctcttctctcgacaaatcacgttatatgcccgaaaatcacacgtcaacgacTCATCTATCAGTGATTggctggctgatttgaacatggcgcgttcGCTCGTTATAGAGACCGCcgcaggaggccgctacttgtccacgcgcgcgtGCACGTTCATCACACGAAGAAGCCGCTcattcgaagaaagaaaagaaaaaaagtgctcgaggTCGCGAGGCTCGCGTgaagtttttctgtggccctgccatcccttccTACTTGGCTTCTAGCGcttcgtcgggacaagagaagagataatgtgattgcaacatgcgacaaacctttgtaactctactcgcgctggacggattcttaaaatttttgcggtgttgaattcatgaggcaataagctcttccagtgtattaactccatggttacttgaaagagtgtttcagggcccctttttAGAAAATCTGGAGGAAATTTCAGCAAGGCAGTTATCATAGCATAGATGAAATTATCCAACGTTGCTGAACAAGCTTTACTATTTCATATTGAATATTTTTGTTATAGTCACTATTTTAAAGTTTAGTTAAGTGATATCTTAAAATTAGATTATGCGAATGGCCGTTACCATAGCAAAGATGAGGTATTCCGACGTTTCAGAAATAGTGCTagaatttttgcgtcgaagattTCCCGTTAAATTTACTAATTCAAAAATAATTTAATAATCGTTGTGAATTACCCAGCTTGGCGGATTGGAAAGAAAATTGCTCTGACGTGCTGCGTGTGACTCGGAACAATACAAGCCAATATCAATTGGACATGCGCAGTGCAGTATGTTTTTATAGTGAAAACTTAACTGCGTAGGCCTAATTATAACCAATCGAAGAAACTGCTATTTCCAGCAATTGTGATACAAATGTGAATAAattaaagtggacaaaaagataacttgccgccggcagCGATAAAACCTGCAACTTTCGGTTAACGCATCCGATACTCTACTAATTCAGCTGCGATGGCAGTCATTCTTCCATACACCTCATCACATCATGTATATTTTTGTATTGGAAACAGATCCCGTTCTTGTGTTTGTATTTGTAACTCTATACGCCGTTTCATATaccaggtgcaacgctgtggaggCTAGCGAGACTTATGTGTTCGCTCCAAGAAATAGTGCAGTGATTTTACCAATCGTAATGTCATTTATTTGCGCCTTCAGTCTGGGTGACAGATGATCATTTGTGCCTCGAACATAAACAAACATCGTTATACAGTTCTCAATAAGTTTGATGTAAACCGCTTATTGTTTCCTTGTTTTCGCTGTTTGGTGTCTTATTTGGAACCGGTCGCGACGCATCGAGCGCGGGTGCGTGCTCGGCTCGCGCGAACGAGCGTTTTC
The sequence above is drawn from the Rhipicephalus microplus isolate Deutch F79 chromosome 3, USDA_Rmic, whole genome shotgun sequence genome and encodes:
- the LOC119177244 gene encoding dnaJ homolog subfamily C member 28, yielding MLLSRSTFCALPAASAYGRVSRVFRVAPLLRRSSNYKNLKKCYEVLGIGEESSMKEVKEAFVQLARKYHPDSGSDTASAAKFDEIKTAYESVRDRLSGGAAPTYDDVDEVLEKDFGIKHTVPQHRQYLSYDGVGHGTPTQRWHQYQQHRLQQAVERVHDHRVAKADAPKEVVLKDATLARQYKTTQAIERLVEDLIQESMARGEFNNLPGSGKPLKFAPENPYVDSTTRKLNEVLITNGYVPEWVMLEREISEEKWRLRSALAERRSRLGAAPLCGEEQRLWQEAVRSMDSAAAQINRKIDKFNMVVPLLSKQQLHFSLASESEKILTSAIPRQASETTAREPKVKTSSEDDGFLSFIFSAITKW